The DNA sequence CAAATCGTGGCGATGGGAGAGGCTGCACTTGAACACCATCACGGTAAAGAGTGGCTTGAATGGTGCTCTGGCAAAGGCTTTCTCGGTCGAATCTTATCTCAGCAGTCAGATCAAAAGGTCACTAGCTTTGAGTGGCAACAGTCACTGTGTGAAAGCGGGCAAAAGATTGCAGATGCTCAATATCTAGATATGAGCTTTGTTCAAGGTGACGCGTTTTCAAAAGATGCAGATCGGGTGTTTAACTCAAATCAACACGCTGTTGCTCTTCATGCTTGTGGCGACCTTCATGTTGAACTAGTGAAGAAATCTGTTTCACATGGGCTTCCTGCAGTGACCATTTCTCCTTGCTGCTACCATCTTATTCGTGGTGAAAACTACCAAGCCATGTCTTCCGTTGCGAAAAGCTCTGCATTAGCCCTAAGTAAAAGTGATTTAAGAATCCCGCTTCAAGAAACCGTCACTGGTGGTGAAAGAGTAAAGAGACATCGCCAACTAGAGATGAGTTATCGTTTGGGCTTCAGCAAACTGCTCCAAGCTGAACGTCATATTGACGAATACATTCCGGTGCCAAGCATTAAAAAATCAGAGCTATCTAAGGGTTTTGAATCATTTTGCCACTGGGCATCTGAAGTTAAAAAAGTATCGCTGGGCTCAGACGTCGATTTTGATTTCTACTTAGCCCAAGGCGAGGCGCTTTTCTGGGAAATGGAGAAGTTGAGCTTAGTACAACAAGTCTTTAGACGCCCATTGGAGATATGGTTGGCCTTAGATCGTGCCATCTATCTGCAAGAACAAGGCTATGAAGCTTCGATTGAAGAGTTCTGTGAACGCAGTATTACGCCAAGAAACCTATTGATTCATGGGGTTAAAGTTGAGCGTTATCAGTAAACAGAACTGTTGCGTGTTTTACGATCTAAACTCATAAAAGCAAAGTCATAAATGAAAAATGAAGCTATAAATACAAGACAAAGCTATAAATGTAAAAAAGCCAGCGCGACATAATGTCGTACTGGCTTTTTGTTTAATGCGTATGAGTTAACTGAACGCTTCAACGAGAAGGTTATTGCGTTCAGTTAGCCATTACATCATTAGTTAAACATCGCGATTGCTTCAGCTGGATCTACGTATTCAAGGTCAAAGCTCTCTGCAACTTCTTTGCAAGTTACTTTACCGTGAATAACGTTAAGACCTTCTAGGAAGCCTTCATCAGATAGAAGTGCTTCGCGGTAGCCTTTGTTCGCTAGCTTAACAATGTAAGGAAGTGTTGCGTTGTTTAGCGCGTAAGTAGAAGTACGAGCAACGGCACCTGGCATGTTAGCAACACAGTAGTGAACTACGTCATCAACAATGTAAGTTGGATCTGCGTGAGTGGTTGCGTGTGAAGTTTCGAAACAACCACCTTGGTCGATTGCAACGTCAACAACAGCTGAACCTGGCTTCATCTTAGCGATGTGATCTTTTGTAACCAATTTAGGCGCTGCTGCACCTGGGATCAGTACTGCACCAATCACTAGGTCTGCTTCTAGAACATGCTTCTCGATAGCGTCTTCAGTAGAATAAACCACTTTTGCGCGACCTTGGAATTCTTCATCAAGACGACGAAGCGTATCTACGTTGCGATCAAGAATGGTTACGTCTGCGCGAAGGCCAACAGCCATACGTGCTGCGTTAGCACCCACAACACCGCCGCCAACAACAACAACTTTCGCTGGTTCAACACCAGGAACGCCGCCAAGAAGAAGGCCACAACCACCGTTAGATTTTTCTAGTGTTTGTGCACCTGCTTGAATAGACATGCGACCAGCGACTTCAGACATTGGTGCTAATAGTGGCAAGCGACCCATATTATCTGTTACAGTCTCA is a window from the Vibrio splendidus genome containing:
- a CDS encoding methyltransferase, with translation MHSRFTILDSFLLEHQVYWRSEPFHLCQTHHQPWKDVNRPLVDWLESLSIERIQTLKEQPQLLVEELTRFLPRLDAANQNIQFDNTALVGLDLPRGAADGIPGRKLQQIVAMGEAALEHHHGKEWLEWCSGKGFLGRILSQQSDQKVTSFEWQQSLCESGQKIADAQYLDMSFVQGDAFSKDADRVFNSNQHAVALHACGDLHVELVKKSVSHGLPAVTISPCCYHLIRGENYQAMSSVAKSSALALSKSDLRIPLQETVTGGERVKRHRQLEMSYRLGFSKLLQAERHIDEYIPVPSIKKSELSKGFESFCHWASEVKKVSLGSDVDFDFYLAQGEALFWEMEKLSLVQQVFRRPLEIWLALDRAIYLQEQGYEASIEEFCERSITPRNLLIHGVKVERYQ
- the ald gene encoding alanine dehydrogenase, which codes for MIIGVPKEIKNHEYRVGMTPASVRELISHSHQVFVETNAGTGIGFSDDDYIAVGASILPTAADVFAKAEMIVKVKEPQAVERAMLREGQILFTYLHLAPDFPQTEELIKSKAVCVAYETVTDNMGRLPLLAPMSEVAGRMSIQAGAQTLEKSNGGCGLLLGGVPGVEPAKVVVVGGGVVGANAARMAVGLRADVTILDRNVDTLRRLDEEFQGRAKVVYSTEDAIEKHVLEADLVIGAVLIPGAAAPKLVTKDHIAKMKPGSAVVDVAIDQGGCFETSHATTHADPTYIVDDVVHYCVANMPGAVARTSTYALNNATLPYIVKLANKGYREALLSDEGFLEGLNVIHGKVTCKEVAESFDLEYVDPAEAIAMFN